The proteins below are encoded in one region of Takifugu rubripes chromosome 1, fTakRub1.2, whole genome shotgun sequence:
- the LOC101067528 gene encoding myosin phosphatase Rho-interacting protein isoform X2 translates to MSFKDNPCRKFQANIFNKSKCQNCFKPRESHLLNDEDLNQAKPIYGGWLLLAPEGTNFDNPLHRSRKWQRRFFILYEHGLLRYALDEMPTTLPQGTINMNQCSDVIDGESRTGQKNSLCILTPEKEHFIRAECKEIINGWQEALTVYPRTNKQNHKKKRKVDPQTHQEPGPAKVTVTSSSSGGSIPCLPSSIASAERVPISRASIWQEESRWSRTTIPCSRSTSCISQLSQSHPDPCVTYQDDGSTVFTGRKVRVESGYFSLEKTKSEPCSQPAQHSQPPQHLPLCSSASSSTVGALSPRYTSESEPQLSPYQSSQDPLPSPGTLVSPSYSTISSSQSSLDSEPSGPSPSCEGGRESNGSTCGGENRVGRSGNEYAALSDVPRARRLSYREAFRPEKKHQELRARTRSPGREEVARLFGQERRRSQIISRFEEGQQADHMDTSSPSEPSADTTMIQRQGRSERRNLTNKHEMSLDAGKDHLVPDVSNATFASLRRAKSLDRRVTESSMTPDLLNFKKGWMTKLYEDGMWKKHWFVLTDQSLKYYRDSIAEEASELDGEIDLSTCYDVKEFSVQRNYGFQILCKEGACTLSAMTSGIRRNWIQAIMKNVRPTIPPDVTRKNISLKLSVLKPRSLPEKANVTLEPMTTSEPSPIPDSHRQSTGSSTSVPASEPRKSRVRERRREGRSKTFDWSEFKMEPTEKPGRERSETIDLSSSLSTASSYCSPSSSPSSLASSPVSASSIPTSCAPGAPPPMKEVAEKENAWRSISPQSTPSTSHTPNNVTVTMTSTLNFAAPVPPETPECPERGRMEVDHSAAVHPCTDDQKDLGSSGVQEEIEQRWHQVETTPLREEKQVPINTALGTSDRLPAHELAALLDKELGQKQKELERLQKENNVLKEQLENALGREQNAREGYVLQSATPHPSSPHRVPWQQLHALNEDLQSELVAQKRKQDVAQQQIRALKRSYTEAQDAVDRHETDIQALQDKLTSAMAEILASEEAVGRMRNELKLEQERSKEQEEEHGRSETTLRAQLKESEDRLREVEASLLERNQALRHLERQQALQRDHMREIQRLQERLQEVTARLNATEEGQVLKEERLKSQQQTLQENHLKEKQNLCKRLTEAETAQKELQNRVVEAEQQVEALLRGKQASGRKECWEEMQKLQGELAQKTDMVESLKENVRRLEEEKGQLTCRCQELLNQIAEADREVNKLRNRLDTEEADYNTLEHSYVRATQEFQKMSLFLREKEEDIRQTKEMYERLVERKEEDLKEALLKLSVLGSSLEETEQKLQAKEELLCQMSQNLLDRVEPCSAEKDLQAKLAAAEDRIAELEQHLSALQLDYADFRLERHQTPEQSIKEGDNSSPDDKESTARRPRIRFSNIQCQKYMNIENMDTSDLRSTVAETKQNINQCVSEGVVLTEGTTVPHSSDPEKFISIIHALESKLLATEDKLRNLTQNLEVQRSAQMEQISKIDLKVTEGKPIANKDSVCSSGLLASSVSKHYTNALLCVENSREKVRIILSGSCDSTDSQLQSLSEVESDLLIASQHIRQGQKTLEELSPIPSETRQAPKEAVHLLAKTLSFEAVVLNKIALLLQTSKPNLLQGLAEIWEEIQKITKSDKDCLAVVYADVLTRKLMLESSLWKDMESAGGGVAKSKEGCVPVDVDVDSAVIFSTFIKAELVYSIQNLKHSYEEKFKMLRRELAEARENLHQREVALKMIIEASKRPDLTNVIKEVKHRFGFGKQKLADIHPPELAPYMEQIEKMEARELAEEIVDRHLSGEMPPFVSDSTESLQDAHGNLANELQRQAIILHKFAEDIESGGDHPELAEMVSLLLRHQTPYNFTSTSLCMQEALIQAQVAYVACRLRVMHEQELSWCKKTGEDMDALVQQHARNIGSIQEKYEASLQEERLNFKQTMGTLQKENQTLKVEIGKRVNQLSQQQEQLALLEKRFQKETGELKLEHEQELRLADKRRASMELALMETTSDSQRKLEVLMVDMDTMEEQHESHLRNLEEQFEQRICELQKIHKEELEKLHSQYIENIQVVREYQQEKRHSRGSPSPHSDEAASPMEAEQQREEKTSQELSEVDSMVVLKDRIQELETQMNSMKDELENKHLEGDVASLREKYQRDFESLKATCERGFAAMEETHQKVIQDLQRQHQREISKLMEERERLLAEETAATIAAIEAMKNAHKEEMEKTHRSQLTGLNSDIDELRLQYEEELRSIQRELEVLSEQYSQKCLENAHLAQALEAERQALRQCQRENQELNAHNQELNNRLTAEISRMRSCFSGETALSPLTQGKDVYELEVLLRIKESEIQYLKQEIHSLKDELQSALRDKKYATDKYKDIYTELSIVKAKADCDISKLKEKLLIATEALGEKTLDQTVTSGYDIMKSKSNPDFMKKQSKQSRGVRSKSLKEGLTVQERMKLFEAKDSKKI, encoded by the exons ATGTCATTCAAAGACAACCCCTGTCGAAAATTTCAAGCTAACATATTCAACAAAAGTAAATGCCAGAACTGCTTCAAGCCAAGAGAATCACATCTGCTGAACGACGAGGACCTAAACCAG GCTAAACCTATCTATGGAGGGTGGTTGTTGCTGGCACCAGAGGGAACCAATTTTGACAATCCTTTACACAGATCTCGG aaaTGGCAAAGGAGGTTTTTCATACTGTATGAGCATGGCCTACTCCGTTACGCTCTGGATGAAATG CCCACCACTCTACCACAGGGAACAATTAACATGAACCAgtgctctgatgtcatcgatggAGAGTCCAGGACGGGCCAGAAAAACTCGCTGTGCATCTTGACCCCTGAAAAAGAGCATTTCATACGGGCAGAGTGTAAAGAAATTATTAATGG ttGGCAGGAGGCTCTGACTGTGTATCCAAGGACCAACAAGCAAAATCATAAGAAAAAACGCAAAGTTGATCCACAGACTCACCAG GAGCCTGGACCAGCGAAGGTGACGGTGACCAGCAGCAGTAGTGGAGGAAGCATCCCGTGCTTGCCCAGCAGCATTGCCAGTGCTGAGCGCGTACCCATCAGCCGTGCAAGTATATGGCAGGAGGAGAGCCGCTGGAGCAGGACCACTATTCCCTGCAGTCGGAGTACCTCCTGCATCAGCCAGCTGAGCCAAAGCCACCCAGACCCCTGCGTCACTTACCAGGATG ATGGCAGTACCGTATTTACTGGACGTAAAGTACGAGTGGAGAGTGGCTACTTTTCTCTGGAAAAGACCAAGTCGGAACCCTGTTCTCAACCTGCTCAGCATTCTCAGCCACCCCAGCATCTGCCTCTGTGCTCTTCAGCATCCTCCTCCACTGTAGGAGCACTCAGTCCCAGGTATACCTCTGAGTCAGAACCCCAACTGTCCCCTTATCAATCCTCCCAAGATCCTCTCCCATCTCCAGGTACGCTTGTTTCTCCCAGTTACTCCACCATCAGTTCCTCACAAAGCTCATTGGACTCTGAACCCAGCGGACCTTCACCCAGTTGCGAGGGTGGTAGAGAAAGTAATGGTAGTACGTGTGGTGGAGAGAACAGAGTGGGACGATCTGGCAATGAGTACGCAGCATTGTCTGATGTGCCGCGTGCTCGCAGACTGAGCTACCGGGAAGCTTTCCGCCCAGAGAAAAAGCACCAAGAGTTGAGGGCACGGACGCGGAGTCCTGGCAGGGAAGAAGTTGCCCGCCTGTTTGGGCAGGAGCGCAG GCGTTCTCAAATCATTTCGCGATTTGAGGAGGGTCAGCAGGCAGACCACATGGACACCAGCAGCCCCAGTGAGCCTTCTGCTGATACCACAATGATCCAGCGACAAGGCCGCAGTGAAAGGCGCAATCTGACTAACAAGCAT GAGATGTCCCTGGATGCAGGAAAAGACCATTTAGTCCCTGATGTGTCTAACGCTACTTTTGCCAGTTTAAGAAGAGCCAAGTCTCTGGACCGCAGAGTTACAGAGTCTTCGATGACT CCAGATCTGTTAAACTTCAAAAAGGGATGGATGACTAAACTGTATGAAGATGGAATG TGGAAAAAACACTGGTTCGTCCTGACAGATCAGAGTTTGAAGTACTACAGAGACTCGATAGCTGAAGAG GCATCAGAACTGGATGGAGAGATTGATCTTTCCACATGCTATGATGTGAAGGAGTTTTCAGTTCAGAGGAATTATGGATTCCAAATTCTG TGTAAAGAGGGTGCATGTACTCTGTCAGCCATGACTTCTGGTATCCGTCGTAACTGGATTCAGGCCATCATGAAGAATGTGCGACCTACTATCCCCCCAGATGTCACCCG GAAAAACATCTCTCTGAAACTATCCGTTCTGAAGCCCAG ATCCCTTCCGGAGAAGGCAAACGTTACATTAGAGCCAATGACGACCTCCGAGCCAAGCCCCATTCCTGATAGTCACAGACAGTCCACtggcagcagcacctctgtccCTGCCTCTGAGCCCCGAAAAAGCCGAGTCCGTGAGCGCAGACGAGAGGGCCGCTCCAAGACATTCGATTGGTCTGAGTTTAAAATGGAGCCGACTGAAAAACCTGGGAGGGAACGATCAGAAACGATTGATCTCAGCTCATCACTCTCAACAGCTTCTTCCTattgctctccctcctcctccccttcttcatTAGCATCTTCTCCTGTCTCTGCATCCTCCATTCCAACCTCTTGTGCGCCAGGTGCTCCCCCACCTATGAAAGAAgtggctgaaaaagaaaatgcttgGAGGAGCATCTCTCCACAGAGCACACCCAGCACTTCACATACGCCAAATAATGTTACCGTCACAATGACTTCAACACTGAACTTTGCAGCACCGGTTCCACCAGAGACACCTGAATGTCCAGAGCGAGGAAGAATGGAGGTGGACCATTCTGCTGCAGTGCATCCTTGTACTGATGATCAAAAGGATCTTGGCTCCTCAGGTGTTCAAGAAGAGATTGAGCAGAGGTGGCACCAAGTGGAGACAACCCCATTAAGGGAAGAGAAGCAAGTGCCCATCAACACAGCTTTAGGAACCTCTGACAGACTACCTGCACATGAGCTCGCTGCACTGCTTGACAAAGAG TTGGGGCAAAAGCAGAAAGAACTGGAAAGACTACAGaaggaaaacaatgttttgaAAGAGCAGTTGGAAAATGCTTTAGGAAGGGAACAGAATGCCAGAGAAGGCTATGTATTACAG AGTGCCACTCCTCATCCGTCCTCACCGCACAGAGTGCCATGGCAGCAATTGCATGCCCTTAATGAAGACTTGCAGAGTGAGTTGGTGGCCCAAAAGCGCAAACAGGACGTTGCTCAGCAGCAGATTCGGGCACTTAAAAGGAGCTACACTGAAGCCCAAGACGCTGTAGACCGTCATGAGACTGATATTCAGGCTCTGCAGGATAAGTTAACATCTGCAATGGCTGAGATCTTGGCCAGTGAAGAGGCTGTAGGCAGAATGCGCAATGAGCTCAAGCTAGAACAAGAGCGTTCAAAAGAACAAGAGGAAGAACATGGCCGCAGTGAGACCACTCTACGAGCTCAACTCAAGGAGAGTGAAGATAGACTACGTGAAGTCGAGGCCAGCCTCCTGGAGCGGAACCAGGCTCTTAGACACCTGGAACGCCAACAAGCCTTACAGCGAGACCACATGAGAGAAATACAGAGACTgcaggagaggctgcaggaagTGACTGCTCGGCTTAATGCTACTGAGGAAGGTCAGGTACTAAAGGAGGAGCGCCTCAAGAGCCAACAGCAGACCCtacaagagaatcatctcaagGAAAAACAGAATCTATGTAAAAGATTAACTGAAGCTGAAACTGCACAGAAAGAGCTGCAAAACAGAGTAGTTGAAGCTGAACAGCAGGTAGAGGCCCTGTTACGAGGCAAGCAGGCTTCGGGTAGGAAAGAATGCTGGGAGGAAATGCAGAAGTTGCAAGGGGAGCTGGCCCAGAAGACAGATATGGTTGAGTCTCTAAAGGAGAATGTGCGTAGGCTAGAAGAAGAGAAAGGTCAGCTCACTTGTCGGTGTCAGGAATTACTTAACCAGATTGCAGAAGCAGACCGTGAGGTAAATAAGCTCCGCAATCGTTTGGACACGGAGGAGGCTGATTACAACACCTTAGAGCATTCCTATGTGAGAGCGACTCAAGAGTTTCAGAAAATGAGCCTGTTTCttagagaaaaagaagaagatatCAGACAAACGAAGGAGATGTACGAGAGACTGGTAGAGCGTAAAGAGGAGGATTTGAAAGAGGCCCTTTTAAAGCTGTCTGTACTTGGCAGCAGCCTAGAGGAAACTGAGCAGAAGCTGCAAGCGAAGGAGGAGCTTCTTTGCCAAATGAGTCAGAACCTCTTAGATAGAGTTGAACCCTGTAGTGCTGAAAAGGATCTGCAGGCCAAGCTTGCAGCTGCTGAGGATCGCATAGCAGAGCTAGAGCAACATCTCAGTGCCCTGCAGTTAGACTATGCTGATTTCCGCTTAGAAAGGCATCAAACCCCAGAACAGAGCATTAAAGAAGGGGACAATAGTTCACCAGATGATAAAGAGTCCACTGCAAGGAGACCAAGGATTCGGTTTTCTAATATTCAGTGTCAAAAATATATGAACATAGAAAACATGGACACCAGCGACTTGAGAAGTACCGTtgcagagacaaaacaaaacattaatcAGTGTGTAAGCGAAGGTGTTGTGCTAACTGAGGGAACCACAGTTCCTCACAGTAGTGATCCAGAGAAGTTCATCTCCATCATTCATGCTCTGGAGTCTAAACTGCTGGCCACTGAGGACAAATTAAGGAACCTCACACAGAATCTAGAAGTACAACGATCTGCCCAAATGGAACAGATTTCCAAAATTGATCTAAAGGTGACAGAAGGCAAACCTATAGCTAATAAAGACTCTGTTTGCAGCAGTGGATTGTTGGCTAGTTCTGTCAGCAAGCATTACACCAACGCTCTATTATGTGTAGAGAACAGTCGAGAGAAAGTCAGGATTATTCTCAGTGGGTCATGTGATTCTACTgactcacagctgcagtcttTGTCAGAGGTAGAGAGTGATTTGCTGATTGCATCACAGCACATCAGACAGGGGCAGAAGACACTGGAAGAGCTGTCCCCCATTCCCAGCGAAACCAGGCAGGCACCAAAAGAAGCAGTGCACCTTCTAGCCAAAACTTTATCCTTTGAGGCTGTAGTGTTGAATAAGATTGCTTTGTTATTGCAGACTTCGAAACCGAACCTTCTACAGGGTCTTGCAGAAATATGGGAAGAAATACAAAAAATTACAAAGAGTGACAAAGACTGCTTGGCTGTAGTCTATGCCGATGTCCTGACCAGGAAGTTAATGTTGGAGAGTTCTCTCTGGAAAGACATGGAGAGTGCAGGGGGTGGTGTTGCTAAATCCAAAGAGGGTTGTGTTCCAGTAGATGTAGATGTTGattctgctgttattttcagCACCTTTATCAAAGCAGAATTAGTGTACTCTATTCAAAACCTCAAACATTCCTATGAAGAGAAGTTCAAGATGCTGAGGAGGGAGTTAGCTGAAGCCCGGGAAAATCTACATCAAAGGGAAGTGGCTCTGAAGATGATTATTGAAGCCTCGAAAAGGCCTGATTTGACTAATGTAATAAAGGAAGTCAAGCATAGGTTTGGTTTTGGTAAACAGAAATTAGCTGACATTCATCCTCCTGAACTCGCTCCCTACATGGAGCAGATTGAAAAGATGGAGGCCAGAGAGTTGGCAGAGGAAATTGTAGACAGACACTTGTCTGGAGAAATGCCCCCTTTTGTTTCCGACTCTACTGAATCCCTCCAGGATGCACATGGGAACTTGGCCAATGAGCTTCAAAGGCAAGCGATCATTCTACACAAGTTTGCTGAAGACATAGAAAGTGGAGGGGACCACCCTGAACTGGCTGAAATGGTCTCTTTGCTTCTGAGGCACCAAACTCCATATAATTTCACAAGCACCTCTCTTTGTATGCAAGAAGCTCTCATTCAGGCTCAAGTGGCTTACGTGGCATGCAGGTTACGGGTCATGCATGAGCAAGAGCTGAGCTGGTGTAAAAAGACAGGTGAGGACATGGATGCCCTTGTCCAGCAGCATGCGCGCAACATCGGCTCAATCCAGGAGAAATATGAAGCATCCCTGCAAGAGGAGCGGCTGAACTTCAAACAAACTATGGGCACCCTTCAGAAGGAGAACCAAACACTGAAAGTTGAGATCGGCAAGCGAGTGAACCAGCTctctcagcagcaggagcaacTGGCTCTCCTGGAGAAGCGCTTCCAGAAAGAGACCGGGGAGCTCAAGCTGGAGCACGAGCAGGAGCTACGACTAGCAGACAAAAGGCGGGCATCAATGGAGCTGGCCCTCATGGAGACCACATCTGACAGTCAGAGGAAGCTTGAAGTCCTGATGGTAGACATGGATACCATGGAAGAGCAACATGAGAGTCACCTGAGGAATCTAGAGGAGCAGTTTGAACAGAGGATCTGTGAGCTCCAGAAGATCcacaaagaggagctggaaaagctACATTCCCAGTATATAGAAAACATTCAAGTTGTCCGGGAGTACCAGCAGGAGaaaagacattccagaggttcTCCTTCACCTCATTCTGATGAAGCTGcctctccaatggaagcagaacagcaaagagaggagaagactTCACAGGAGCTGTCAGAGGTGGATTCCATGGTGGTTCTGAAAGATCGGATCCAGGAGCTGGAGACTCAGATGAACTCAATGAAGGATGAACTGGAGAACAAGCATCTAGAAGGAGATGTGGCCAGCCTGAGAGAGAAATACCAGAGAGACTTTGAAAGTCTTAAG GCCACATGCGAACGGGGGTTTGCTGCAATGGAAGAAACGCATCAGAAGGTCATCCAAgatctccagagacaacaccAGAGGGAGATTTCCAAGCTCATGGAGGAGCGAGAGAGGCTATTGGCTGAAGAGACTGCCGCCACCATTGCTG CTATTGAGGCTATGAAGAACGCACACAAGGAGGAAATGGAGAAGACCCATCGTTCCCAACTGACCGGACTGAACTCTGATATCGATGAACTTCGCTTACAATATGA GGAGGAGCTGCGGTCCATCCAGAGGGAACTGGAGGTGCTGTCAGAGCAGTACTCTCAGAAATGCCTGGAGAACGCTCACCTGGCCCAGGCACTGGAGGCTGAGCGCCAGGCCCTCAGGCAGTGTCAGAGAGAAAACCAGGAGCTGAACGCTCACAACCag GAGTTAAATAACCGACTGACTGCAGAAATCAGCCGGATGCGCTCCTGTTTCAGTGGTGAAACGGCACTGTCGCCACTTACCCAGGGCAAAGATGTGTATGAACTGGAG GTATTGCTTCGCATTAAGGAATCCGAGATCCAATATCTTAAACAGGAAATCCACTCTTTAAAGGATGAACTGCAGTCTGCTTTAAGG GACAAGAAATATGCCACAGACAAATATAAAGACATCTATACGGAGCTTAGCATTGTGAAAGCAAAGGCTGACTGTGACATCAGCAAACTGAAGGAGAAACTGCTAATTGCCACAGAAGCATTGGGCGAGAAGACGTTAGATCAAACGGTCACATCAGGATATG ATATCATGAAATCAAAGAGTAATCCAGATTTCATGAAGAAGCAGTCCAAGCAGTCCCGAGGCgtaaggtcaaag AGCCTGAAGGAGGGACTGACTGTGCAGGAGCGCATGAAACTATTTGAGGCAAAAGATTCCAAAAAGATCTGA